A section of the Malus sylvestris chromosome 17, drMalSylv7.2, whole genome shotgun sequence genome encodes:
- the LOC126612457 gene encoding TLC domain-containing protein At5g14285-like, translated as METQNPIHSPPSPSLSPSSSLQFPCLPIFFLMFSIVYLIAYFIVFRTWSPKIRPEASSCLISLAHGTPAVVLSTYAILSDPATGFAAPNTLFQNSVLDYSVAYFLTDLLHYLVFFPSDVLFIGHHLATLFVFLTCRYVASHGAFAILSLLILAEVTSLCQNVWTLANARRSDLKFAAKVYDLLSPPFYILYSIVRGFVGPYFVYRMGAFYISGAADGLIPRWVWGSWIVVVMAAISVSILWISNLWVELFRARTGELEKKAR; from the coding sequence AtggaaacccaaaacccaatccaCTCCCCGCCGTCGCCGTCGCTGTCGCCGTCGTCATCTCTTCAATTCCCATGCCtccccatcttcttcctcatGTTCTCCATCGTCTACCTCATTGCCTACTTCATCGTCTTCCGAACTTGGAGCCCTAAGATCCGACCCGAAGCCTCCAGCTGCCTAATCTCCCTCGCCCACGGCACCCCCGCCGTCGTTCTCTCCACGTACGCCATCCTCTCCGACCCCGCCACCGGATTCGCCGCCCCCAACACCCTTTTCCAGAACTCCGTCCTCGATTACAGCGTCGCCTACTTCCTCACCGATCTCCTCCACTACCTCGTCTTCTTCCCCAGCGACGTCCTCTTCATCGGCCACCACCTCGCCACGCTCTTCGTCTTCCTAACCTGCCGCTACGTCGCCTCCCACGGTGCATTCGCCATTCTCTCCCTCCTGATCCTCGCCGAGGTCACCAGCCTCTGCCAGAACGTCTGGACGCTCGCCAACGCCAGGAGAAGCGACTTGAAGTTTGCAGCTAAGGTGTATGATCTATTGTCTCCTCCTTTTTACATTCTGTATTCGATTGTTCGTGGCTTTGTGGGTCCGTATTTCGTGTACCGAATGGGGGCCTTTTACATCAGCGGCGCCGCCGACGGATTGATTCCGCGGTGGGTTTGGGGTTCCTGGATTGTGGTAGTGATGGCCGCCATTTCTGTCAGCATTTTGTGGATTTCGAATCTCTGGGTCGAATTGTTTAGAGCCAGGACTGGCgaattggaaaagaaagctagaTAA
- the LOC126612450 gene encoding lysine histidine transporter 1-like isoform X2, with translation MVGAGVLSLPFAMSNLGWGPGCVILVLSWVITLFTLWQMVEMHEMVPGKRFDRYHELGQHAFGEKLGLWIVVPQQLICEVGVDIVYMVTGGNSLQKVYKTVKKDKDPIKLTYFIMIFASCHFVLAHLPNFNSISGVSLAAAVMSLSYSTIAWTASLHKGVQPDVAYGYKASSTPGTVFNFFTALGDVAFAYAGHNVVLEIQATIPSTPEKPSKKPMWRGVVFAYLVVALCYFPVALIGYYTFGNAVEDNILISLEKPEWLIITANMFVVVHVIGSYQLYAMPVFDMIETLLVKKLHFRPTLILRFVSRNIYVAFTMFVAITFPFFGGLLGFFGGFAFSPTTYFLPCVMWLAIKKPRRWSLSWIINWICITLGVMLMTLSPIGGLRSIIIQASTYKFYK, from the exons ATGGTTGGAGCCGGCGTCTTAAGTCTTCCCTTTGCCATGTCCAATCTCGGATG GGGTCCTGGTTGTGTGATTCTTGTACTATCTTGGGTGATCACTCTATTCACTTTATGGCAAATGGTTGAGATGCATGAGATGGTTCCCGGAAAGAGGTTTGATAGGTACCATGAGCTAGGGCAACATGCCTTTGGTGAAAAGCTAGGGCTTTGGATTGTGGTGCCCCAACAGCTCATATGTGAAGTTGGTGTGGACATTGTGTATATGGTCACGGGGGGAAACTCGCTGCAGAAAGTTTACAAGACGGTGAAGAAAGACAAGGATCCGATCAAACTCACCTACTTCATAATGATCTTTGCCTCCTGTCATTTTGTCCTCGCCCATCTCCCCAACTTCAACTCCATCTCCGGCGTTTCGTTAGCTGCAGCAGTCATGTCATTAAG TTACTCTACTATTGCATGGACTGCTTCCCTCCACAAGGGTGTTCAGCCGGATGTAGCATACGGGTATAAAGCCAGTAGCACTCCAGGAACAGTCTTCAACTTCTTCACTGCCTTGGGGGACGTAGCTTTTGCCTATGCAGGCCACAATGTGGTTTTGGAGATCCAAGCAACAATCCCTTCGACGCCCGAAAAGCCATCGAAGAAGCCTATGTGGAGAGGAGTTGTGTTCGCCTACCTCGTCGTGGCCTTGTGCTACTTTCCAGTGGCTCTCATTGGATATTACACTTTTGGGAACGCAGTGGAGGACAATATCCTCATCTCGTTAGAGAAACCTGAGTGGCTCATCATAACTGCAAACATGTTTGTTGTCGTCCATGTCATTGGAAGTTATCAG CTATATGCAATGCCAGTATTTGACATGATAGAGACCTTGTTGGTGAAGAAACTGCACTTCAGGCCTACCCTAATCCTCCGCTTTGTTTCCCGGAATATCTATGTTG CCTTCACAATGTTCGTCGCCATTACTTTCCCCTTCTTCGGTGGTCTTCTAggattctttggaggatttgcaTTTTCCCCGACAACATACTTT CTCCCTTGCGTTATGTGGCTTGCCATCAAGAAACCGCGCAGGTGGAGCCTATCTTGGATTATTAACTGG ATTTGCATTACTCTCGGCGTCATGCTGATGACTCTATCACCTATTGGAGGGTTGAGGAGTATCATAATTCAAGCCAGTACCTACAAATTCTACAAATAA
- the LOC126612456 gene encoding thymidylate kinase-like isoform X1, with protein sequence MIHASYPTVCKALKFGARAVRRSLGFHSNFPHKDFIRRIRMESNNQNCSLRGGKEDSRGALVVLEGLDRCGKTTQSTRLVKNLERVGYSAELWRFPDRTTSVGKMISSYLSNESQLDDHTIHLLFSANRWEKRSLMESKLKSGTTLVVDRYSYSGVAFSSAKGLDIEWCKAPEIGLLAPDLVVYLDIPPEKAAERGGYGGERYEQLEFQKKVGQNYQVLHGPTWKIIDACSSMEEVEEQLQKMVLDCVKTCQEGKPLSCLWSG encoded by the exons ATGATCCATGCTTCTTATCCTACTGTTTGCAAGGCTTT GAAATTTGGAGCCAGGGCGGTACGAAGGTCGTTGGGTTTTCACTCAAACTTTCCCCACAAGGATTTTATCAGGCGGATTCGGATGGAGAGTAATAATCAGAACTGTAGCCTAAGAGGTGGCAAGGAGGATTCAAGAGGTGCCTTGGTTGTTCTTGAAGGCTTGGATCGTTGTGGGAAGACAACACAATCAACTAGACTAGTCAAAAACTTGGAGAGGGTAGGGTATTCAGCTGAGTTGTGGCGGTTTCCTGACAGAACTACAAGTGTTGGGAAAATGATATCTTCGTATCTTTCCAacgaatcacaactggatgatCATACAATCCATCTACTCTTTAGTGCCAACCGTTGGGAGAAGAG ATCATTGATGGAGAGCAAATTGAAAAGTGGAACCACCCTTGTCGTTGACCGTTATTCCTATTCAGGGGTGGCATTTTCATCTGCCAAAGGACTTGATATTGAATGGTGTAAG GCTCCGGAGATTGGGTTATTGGCTCCAGATCTTGTAGTGTACCTTGACATACCACCTGAG AAAGCTGCAGAAAGAGGAGGCTATGGAGGTGAGAGATACGAGCAGCTTGAGTTTCAGAAGAAGGTTGGTCAGAACTATCAGGTCCTCCACGGTCCCACTTGGAAG ATCATAGATGCTTGTTCATCCATGGAGGAAGTTGAGGAACAGTTGCAAAAGATGGTACTCGATTGTGTAAAAACATGCCAAGAAGGGAAACCCCTCTCTTGTCTCTGGTCTGGTTAA
- the LOC126612449 gene encoding transcription factor GTE8-like, whose amino-acid sequence MAKKNKNPGRGGYYGGAFEQAGECSGSSGRIDAEVTGSEDSSAPTRKSISLNSSNRDSFRVPIQILPLSNMLSSERKDLIHRLRMELEQIRILQKKVEMHKTNGVAVSSSSDIISNGQNGPHVDSFRKSSTLTSVSGKKLNLGAPKAQTRNPEPSGRFDSTTASAILMKQCEALLKRLMAHQSSWLFKEPVDVVKLNIPDYFTVIKHPMDLGTIKSKIASGSYSSPLEFAADVRMTFTNAMTYNPPQNKVYAMADTLSKFFEVRWKTIEKKLPKADSQPPPTKSGPREGMETSKPLPPSKKRTITSVHNEVKSEPPKRVMTTEEKLNLSRELESLLGEMPLHIIDFLKEHSSNGKDTGEDEIEIDIDVLSDDTLFTLRRLLNEYLQEKRKNHAKAEPCSMELVNESGLSNSSMQPCKGNDPADEDVDIGGNEPPVSSYPPVEIEMDTGHKSSKAISSSSSSDSDSSSSSESECDDVKAASLVPETVSSGAHLDVKTTIDNPLEGNQSDSGLDQVEQSSQQKPSPVESDCCQHGDSAPQERPVSPEKQYRAALLKNRFADTILRAREKTLNQGDKGDPEKLRRQREELELQRKKEKARLQAEAKAAEDARRRAEAEAAAEAKRKRELEREAARQALLQMEKTVEINENSRFLKDLEMLRTAPAEQLPSSVDETSPDHSQDGLGGFNFGGSNPLEQLGLYMKDDDEEEDAEPVSVPPGTVNASPSPVNDIEEGEID is encoded by the exons ATGGCCAAGAAGAACAAGAACCCGGGAAGGGGAGGGTACTATGGCGGTGCATTTGAGCAGGCTGGTGAATGCTCGGGTAGCTCAGGGAGAATCGACGCAGAAGTTACTGGCTCGGAGGATTCAAGTGCTCCTACGAGGAAAAGTATTAGTTTGAATTCTAGTAACCGCGACAGTTTTCGTGTGCCCATACAAATTCTTCCCTTGTCAAACATGTTGTCATCAGAGAGGAAGGATTTGATACATAGGTTGAGAATGGAACTTGAACAGATACGAATACTTCAGAAAAAAGTTGAAATGCATAAAACCAATGGTGTTGCAGTGTCCTCTTCTAGTGATATCATCAGCAATGGCCAGAATGGGCCGCATGTCGATAGTTTTAGAAAGTCGTCGACATTGACTTCTGTGTCGGGGAAAAAACTGAATCTTGGGGCTCCAAAAGCACAGACACGGAATCCGGAACCTTCTGGGAGGTTTGACTCTACCACTGCTAGTGCGATTCTTATGAAACAATGCGAGGCACTATTGAAACGGTTGATGGCCCATCAATCCAGTTGGCTTTTCAAGGAACCTGTTGATGTGGTGAAGTTGAACATTCCAGATTATTTCACTGTTATCAAACATCCAATGGACTTGGGTACAATAAAGAGCAAGATAGCTTCGGGATCTTATTCATCCCCGTTGGAGTTTGCTGCTGATGTAAGGATGACCTTCACCAATGCTATGACCTACAATCCACCACAAAATAAGGTCTATGCCATGGCTGATACTCTTAGTAAATTTTTTGAAGTCAGGTGGAAAACCATTGAGAAAAAACTGCCGAAGGCTGATTCCCAACCACCGCCAACTAAATCTGGTCCTCGCGAAGGCATGGAAACTTCTAAACCATTGCCCCCCTCAAAAAAGAGGACTATCACGTCAGTGCACAATGAAGTCAAGTCTGAGCCTCCTAAGCGAGTAATGACAACAGAGGAGAAGCTCAATCTGAGCAGAGAACTGGAGTCTTTGCTTGGAGAGATGCCGTTACACATCATTGATTTCTTGAAGGAGCACAGTTCAAATGGAAAGGACACTGGAGAGGATGAGATTGAGATTGATATCGATGTTCTAAGTGATGATACTTTGTTCACCTTACGGAGGCTTTTAAATGAGTATTTGCAAGAGAAACGAAAGAACCATGCAAAGGCTGAACCTTGTTCAATGGAG CTTGTCAATGAATCAGGGTTGAGCAATTCATCCATGCAGCCATGTAAAG GGAATGATCCGGCTGATGAAGATGTTGATATTGGTGGAAATGAGCCTCCTGTCTCAAGCTATCCTCCTGTGGAGATAGAAATGGATACTGGCCATAAAAGTAGTAAAGCCATCAGCTCAAGCAGCTCCAGTG ATTCAGATTCTAGCAGTTCTTCTGAGAGTGAATGTGATGATGTGAAGGCTGCAAGTCTG GTACCAGAAACTGTGAGTTCTGGAGCTCATTTAGATGTAAAGACAACAATTGATAATCCCCTCGAAGGAAATC AGTCTGATAGTGGGTTGGATCAAGTTGAACAAAGTTCCCAGCAGAAGCCAAGTCCTGTTGAGTCAGATTGTTGCCAGCATG GAGACAGTGCTCCCCAAGAGAGGCCAGTCTCCCCCGAGAAGCAGTACAGGGCTGCTCTATTGAAGAATCGTTTTGCTGATACCATTTTAAGAGCACGTGAGAAAACACTTAATCAG GGTGATAAAGGAGATCCGGAGAAATTGCGGCGCCAGAGGGAGGAACTTGAACTGCAACGGAAGAAAG AGAAAGCACGGTTACAAGCGGAAGCTAAGGCTGCTGAGGATGCTCGAAGGCGAGCGGAAGCAGAAGCTGCAGCTGAGGCTAAACGGAAGAGGGAGCTTGAGAGAGAAGCAGCAAGGCAGGCATTGCTGCAG ATGGAAAAGACTGTTGAAATCAACGAGAACTCTCGGTTTCTTAAAGATCTGGAGATGCTTAGAACTGCCCCTGCAGAGCAGCTACCGAGCTCTGTAGACGAAACGAGCCCCGATCACTCGCAGGACGGCTTAGGCGGCTTTAACTTTGGAGGGAGTAACCCGTTGGAACAACTTGGCTTGTACATGAAAGACGATGATGAGGAGGAAGACGCCGAGCCTGTTAGTGTTCCTCCAGGTACTGTAAATGCTTCTCCGAGTCCTGTAAATGATATAGAAGAGGGAGAAATTGATTAA
- the LOC126612453 gene encoding uncharacterized protein LOC126612453: protein MESQGIEHRTVQVNGINMHVAEKGNGPLILFVHGFPELWYSWRHQILALSDLGYRAVAPDLRGYGDTDAPASPSSYTCLHMAGDLVALLDAIAPDQEQVFVVAHDWGAVIAWYLCLFRPDRVKALVSLSVQFIPRNPQRKFIESFQAAYGDDYYMCRFQEPGVIEAEFAQMGTTRVIKEFLTYRNPGPLFLPKGKGFGHPTDTPIVLPSWLSEDEVNYYAAKFDKTGFTGSINYYRNLDINWELTAPWTRAQVKVPVKFVVGDQDLVYNSLGAQDFIHKGGFKKFVPLLEEVIVLEGVAHFLQQEKPDEISKHIHDFIKKFH from the exons ATGGAGTCGCAGGGAATAGAGCACCGAACAGTCCAAGTGAACGGCATCAACATGCACGTCGCCGAGAAAGGGAATGGCCCACTCATCCTCTTCGTCCACGGCTTTCCTGAGCTCTGGTACTCCTGGCGCCACCAAATCCTAGCCCTCTCCGACCTCGGCTACCGCGCCGTAGCCCCCGACCTCCGAGGGTACGGCGACACCGATGCCCCCGCCTCCCCTTCCAGCTACACCTGCCTCCACATGGCCGGAGACCTCGTGGCGCTCCTGGACGCCATTGCACCCGACCAGGAGCAGGTGTTCGTGGTGGCCCACGACTGGGGCGCCGTCATCGCTTGGTACCTCTGCCTGTTCCGGCCCGACCGGGTCAAAGCCTTGGTCAGCTTGAGCGTGCAGTTCATCCCACGAAACCCTCAGAGGAAGTTCATCGAATCGTTTCAAGCTGCTTATGGCGATGACTACTACATGTGCAGATTTCAG GAGCCAGGAGTGATAGAAGCTGAGTTTGCTCAGATGGGCACTACAAGAGTTATCAAGGAGTTTCTAACATATAGGAATCCTGGTCCACTTTTCCTGCCTAAAGGCAAAGGATTTGGACATCCCACAGATACTCCTATTGTCTTGCCAAGTTGGTTGTCTGAGGATGAAGTGAACTACTACGCCGCCAAATTTGACAAGACGGGCTTCACCGGCAGCATAAACTACTACCGGAATTTGGACAT AAATTGGGAACTGACTGCACCATGGACTAGGGCTCAAGTGAAAGTTCCGGTGAAGTTTGTTGTGGGAGACCAGGACCTAGTTTACAACTCTCTAGGTGCTCAGGACTTCATACACAAAGGCGGGTTCAAGAAATTTGTGCCGCTTCTGGAAGAAGTAATTGTGTTGGAAGGAGTTGCCCATTTTCTGCAACAAGAAAAGCCTGATGAAATCAGCAAACACATTCACGACTTCATTAAGAAATTCCATTAG
- the LOC126612456 gene encoding thymidylate kinase-like isoform X2, producing MESNNQNCSLRGGKEDSRGALVVLEGLDRCGKTTQSTRLVKNLERVGYSAELWRFPDRTTSVGKMISSYLSNESQLDDHTIHLLFSANRWEKRSLMESKLKSGTTLVVDRYSYSGVAFSSAKGLDIEWCKAPEIGLLAPDLVVYLDIPPEKAAERGGYGGERYEQLEFQKKVGQNYQVLHGPTWKIIDACSSMEEVEEQLQKMVLDCVKTCQEGKPLSCLWSG from the exons ATGGAGAGTAATAATCAGAACTGTAGCCTAAGAGGTGGCAAGGAGGATTCAAGAGGTGCCTTGGTTGTTCTTGAAGGCTTGGATCGTTGTGGGAAGACAACACAATCAACTAGACTAGTCAAAAACTTGGAGAGGGTAGGGTATTCAGCTGAGTTGTGGCGGTTTCCTGACAGAACTACAAGTGTTGGGAAAATGATATCTTCGTATCTTTCCAacgaatcacaactggatgatCATACAATCCATCTACTCTTTAGTGCCAACCGTTGGGAGAAGAG ATCATTGATGGAGAGCAAATTGAAAAGTGGAACCACCCTTGTCGTTGACCGTTATTCCTATTCAGGGGTGGCATTTTCATCTGCCAAAGGACTTGATATTGAATGGTGTAAG GCTCCGGAGATTGGGTTATTGGCTCCAGATCTTGTAGTGTACCTTGACATACCACCTGAG AAAGCTGCAGAAAGAGGAGGCTATGGAGGTGAGAGATACGAGCAGCTTGAGTTTCAGAAGAAGGTTGGTCAGAACTATCAGGTCCTCCACGGTCCCACTTGGAAG ATCATAGATGCTTGTTCATCCATGGAGGAAGTTGAGGAACAGTTGCAAAAGATGGTACTCGATTGTGTAAAAACATGCCAAGAAGGGAAACCCCTCTCTTGTCTCTGGTCTGGTTAA
- the LOC126612450 gene encoding lysine histidine transporter 1-like isoform X1, which translates to MGDTTDQSSSVPSNVDEKWNKQSQIIGEDKLRRQKEIDEWLPITGSRNAKWWYSTFHNVTAMVGAGVLSLPFAMSNLGWGPGCVILVLSWVITLFTLWQMVEMHEMVPGKRFDRYHELGQHAFGEKLGLWIVVPQQLICEVGVDIVYMVTGGNSLQKVYKTVKKDKDPIKLTYFIMIFASCHFVLAHLPNFNSISGVSLAAAVMSLSYSTIAWTASLHKGVQPDVAYGYKASSTPGTVFNFFTALGDVAFAYAGHNVVLEIQATIPSTPEKPSKKPMWRGVVFAYLVVALCYFPVALIGYYTFGNAVEDNILISLEKPEWLIITANMFVVVHVIGSYQLYAMPVFDMIETLLVKKLHFRPTLILRFVSRNIYVAFTMFVAITFPFFGGLLGFFGGFAFSPTTYFLPCVMWLAIKKPRRWSLSWIINWICITLGVMLMTLSPIGGLRSIIIQASTYKFYK; encoded by the exons ATGGGAGATACAACCGACCAAAGTTCTTCTGTCCCAAGCAAT GTGGACGAGAAATGGAACAAGCAATCACAGATTATTGGTGAAGATAAGCTACGGAGGCAGAAGGAAATAGATGAGTGGCTTCCAATCACTGGTTCAAGGAATGCAAAATGGTGGTACTCAACTTTCCACAATGTCACCGCCATGGTTGGAGCCGGCGTCTTAAGTCTTCCCTTTGCCATGTCCAATCTCGGATG GGGTCCTGGTTGTGTGATTCTTGTACTATCTTGGGTGATCACTCTATTCACTTTATGGCAAATGGTTGAGATGCATGAGATGGTTCCCGGAAAGAGGTTTGATAGGTACCATGAGCTAGGGCAACATGCCTTTGGTGAAAAGCTAGGGCTTTGGATTGTGGTGCCCCAACAGCTCATATGTGAAGTTGGTGTGGACATTGTGTATATGGTCACGGGGGGAAACTCGCTGCAGAAAGTTTACAAGACGGTGAAGAAAGACAAGGATCCGATCAAACTCACCTACTTCATAATGATCTTTGCCTCCTGTCATTTTGTCCTCGCCCATCTCCCCAACTTCAACTCCATCTCCGGCGTTTCGTTAGCTGCAGCAGTCATGTCATTAAG TTACTCTACTATTGCATGGACTGCTTCCCTCCACAAGGGTGTTCAGCCGGATGTAGCATACGGGTATAAAGCCAGTAGCACTCCAGGAACAGTCTTCAACTTCTTCACTGCCTTGGGGGACGTAGCTTTTGCCTATGCAGGCCACAATGTGGTTTTGGAGATCCAAGCAACAATCCCTTCGACGCCCGAAAAGCCATCGAAGAAGCCTATGTGGAGAGGAGTTGTGTTCGCCTACCTCGTCGTGGCCTTGTGCTACTTTCCAGTGGCTCTCATTGGATATTACACTTTTGGGAACGCAGTGGAGGACAATATCCTCATCTCGTTAGAGAAACCTGAGTGGCTCATCATAACTGCAAACATGTTTGTTGTCGTCCATGTCATTGGAAGTTATCAG CTATATGCAATGCCAGTATTTGACATGATAGAGACCTTGTTGGTGAAGAAACTGCACTTCAGGCCTACCCTAATCCTCCGCTTTGTTTCCCGGAATATCTATGTTG CCTTCACAATGTTCGTCGCCATTACTTTCCCCTTCTTCGGTGGTCTTCTAggattctttggaggatttgcaTTTTCCCCGACAACATACTTT CTCCCTTGCGTTATGTGGCTTGCCATCAAGAAACCGCGCAGGTGGAGCCTATCTTGGATTATTAACTGG ATTTGCATTACTCTCGGCGTCATGCTGATGACTCTATCACCTATTGGAGGGTTGAGGAGTATCATAATTCAAGCCAGTACCTACAAATTCTACAAATAA